DNA sequence from the Haladaptatus sp. R4 genome:
GGCATCGGAACGGGCGTATTGCGATTCGTTCGGGGACGAGAACTCCGGTGAGCACCTGAGCACCCACGTCATCGAAAACGTGTGGGAAGGGGCCGGTTGCCACTCGAACCGATTACTCGGACAGAAATTCGATCAGCGAGTCGTTCACCGCTTCGGGTCGGTCGTTTTGGACCCAGTGACTGGCGTCGGATAGGCGCTCGATTCGCAAGTCGGGAATCCAGCGATCCAGTCCCTCGGTCAACTCGTTGCCGAGCGCGAAGTCCTCCATGCCCCAAATCAGCAGGGTCGGTACCGACACGTCGAGGGAGTGGCTCGACCCGCCAACGAGGGACCGAAGTCCCGTCGGAACGGCGTCGCGGAACAGCGCGCGGTAGTAGTTGATGGACCCCGTCAGCGCGCCGGGCTGAGAAGCGGCCTCGACGTAGCGCTGGACGTCCGCCTCGCTGAACGCGTCCGAGTTCACCGGCGTGTCCCGGAAGATTCCCTCGATGGAGTCGTAGTTTCGGGCGGAGAGGTACGCCTCCGGAAGCCACGGCAACTGGAAGAAGAACATGTACCACGAACGTCGGAGCTGTGCGGGCGTCCGCAGGACTTCGCGAAACCGACCCGGATGCGGTGCGTTCAGGACGGCGAGCTTGGCGACGCGCTCGGGGTGGCGGATTCCGACCTCCCACGCGACGGCACCACCCCAGTCGTGGCCGACGACGTACGCCTCGTCCTCGCCGAAGTGGTCCATGAGGCCGACAACGTCGCCGACCAACTCCTCGACGCGATACGATTCGACGCCGTAGGGTTTCTCCGAGACGTTGTATCCCCGCATGTCGGGCGCGACGACGTGGTACCCTGCCTCGGCGAGGGCCGGAATCTGGTCGCGCCACGAGTACCAGAATTCGGGGAAGCCGTGCAGGAGGAGGACGAGTGGACCATCACCCGCCTCGACGTAGTGGAGACGGACGCCGTTGACGATGGTCTCGTCGTGAGTCATGTCGGACATACGTCTACCGACGGTATTTTCGCCGATAAACGTTGACGTATGCTCGTGACCGAACCGTTCGCCCTGCCGCTGTCCGACGTTCGACCCAGTCAGTTGTACATAAACGGGCTGAAACTATCTCTCGTGACACAGTGGCTCGATTTCGATGCGCCGGAGTTCGACCCGCTTCCGGTGCGAAAAATCCACGGCGAGTGGACGCTCGCGGACGGACACACCCGCGCGTTCGTCGCTCATCTCTCGGGTGCTGACGAACTTCGCGTCGTTCGGGACACGGACGACGTTTCGATGGCGATGTACGAACAGTGCGTCTCGTGGTGTGAGGACGAAGGCATCACCGAGATCGGGGACCTTACTGGACGAGTCGTCACGAACGCGACCTTCGAAACGCGATGGATCGACCGCTGTCGGTCGCTCGAACCGTAATCAAGCGCGACCCGAGCTCACTCCAGAATTCGCTCGATGTAGTCGTCCATGTCGCGGGCAAGCGAACACGCGCCGGGCTGAATCCAAAAGTAGCTGTAGACGACGCCGTTGTCCTCCCCGCTCCCGGTGACCTTGTGTCGCCACTCGTCGCGCGGTTCGTCGGCGACGAGGTGGAAGAAGTGCCGCCGGTAGGCTTTCGGCTTCTCGTGGTGGTTCCACACGTCCGTGGAGAGCGGACGGACGGAATCGAAGTCGGTCAAACCGCTCTCCTCTCGCACTTCGCGGACGACTGCCTCGTGGGGCGCTTCCCCGTCCTCAATTGTCCCTTTCGGGACCTGCACGCAACGTCCTCGTTGGCGTGCTCGAAGACGAGCAGTTGGCGGGTCTGCGCGGCCTTGCGCGTGATGTACGCGTAGGCTTTTTCTTCGGTTACTGGTCGATCGATCACGGATACGATTACAAAACGAGGGGTAGGGGCGTAAGCGTTATTTCAATCAACTGTCTTGATCGGTGAAGCCTACTCCGTCACGAAAACGGACGAAACCACACCGCCGTCAGCAACAGCGCGAGGAAGACGTACGACCCGCGGATGAGCAACATCGTGGCGAGTTCCGGGCCGCTCCGGTAGGCGACGACGGCTACGGCACCGAACGCCAGGACTGCGAGAACGGAACTCGGCGGGAACACCCCCGACACCGAAAGTCCGAGGACACAGAGCAACGCGAACAGGATGAGTCCGTAGGCTGCGGTTCGAGCGCGATTCTGCCCGAGGACGACGGCCACGGTTCGTTTCGAGATGGTGCGGTCGTACTCGTAATCCTGCGCGTCGTCGATGACCTTCACGCCCGAGAGCAGAACCAGGAAGACGAGCGCGAACGCGATGGCGACGGGCGAGAGCGTCCCCGTCTGGACGTAGTAACCGCCGAGGATCGACAGCGCGATACCGAGCGGATAACCGGTCGTCGTCGTGATGGGGTTCGTATCCAGTTGCGGCGCGTGGAGGTAGCCGATGAACCACGTCGGGAGCGTGATGAGCACCGCGCCGACGCCGACGGTCACCCAGAGTCCCCCGAGGCAAACCAGAAAGAGGGTCGCGGCGGCGACGAGCAGGAGTTTACAACCCTTTGCCGTAAGCGGGTGGTCCTCGTCCTCGCCTCTGATGTAAAAATCGACGTAGCCGTCCTTGACGTGGGCCGTGTAGACGGCCGCGAAGATGGCGACCATGTGGAGTCCGCCGGTCGCGAGCGAAAATTCCCCGGCCAGCATGCTCCCGAACCACGAGGCGGCGACGGGCGGAAGCATGAACACTGGGTGGACTTGCGAAGCGACTGCGCGTGCGGCGGGAACCACGCCGGAACCGCGGCGTGAGATGGGCATCGAATCGACTGACAACGCCACCGATGATAAAGTCTCAGGCCGAACGAGGACGGAAAATTCAGCGAACCGCGTCCGCCGCCTCGCCCATGATTTCCAGCGCCGCCTCGATTTCCTCGATGCTCGTCGCGTAGGAGATGCGAGCGTAGCCCGCGCCGTGCTCGCCGAACGCCTCGCCGGGGACGACGACGACGCCGCGTTCGAGGACTTCGTCCACGAAGCCGTCCGGAACTTTCGGCATGGCGTAGAACGCGCCCTGCGGCGTCGGCGTTTCGAGTCCGATATCGTTCAAGCCGTCGAGAAGGATGTCACGCCGCTCCTCGAACGAGGCGGCCATCTCCTCGACGGTGTCCTGCGGGCCGGTCAGCGCGCCGAGCGCGGCGAACTGCGCCGGAGCGCTCGCGCAGGCCTGCACGTACTGATGAACGCGGAGCATGCGCTCGATCCTGCGCTCGCTTCCCGCGACCCAACCGAGTCGCCACCCGGTCATCGAGTACGTCTTCGAGCAGGCGTTGACGACGACGACGTTGTCAGTCTCCGCGAACTGCATCGGCGAGTGGTGTTCTCCCTCGAAGACGATGTGTTCGTACACCTCGTCGGAGATACAGAGCACGTCGTGTTCGTCCGCGATGCGGGCAAACTCGCGCATATCCTCCTCGTCCGACACGGCACCGGTCGGGTTGCCGGGGCTGTTGACGACGAACGCGGCGGTGTCCTCGGTGATGTTCTCCTCGATGGTTGCCGGGTCGAGCGTCAAATCCTCGCGCACGGGGACGGGTTTCGGCGTCCCGCCCGCGAGGTGGGTCAGCGCGTCGTACGCGACGAACCCGGGGTCGGGGAAGATGACTTCCTCGCCCGCGCTGACGTGCGCTTCGAGGGCGATGTGGAGCGCCTCGCTGCCACCCGCCGTGGCGATGATGTTCCCCGGCGGCACGTCGATGTCGTTGTCGCGTTCGTGTTTCGCGCTGATGGCTTCCCGAAGCTGGGGAATCCCTTTGTTCGACGTGTAGGCGTCCGTCGCGCCCGATTCGATGGCCTCCAGCGCGGCCTCCCGCGCGTGGTCCGGCGTCGGGAAGTCCGGTTGTCCGAGTCCGAGATTGATGGCGTCCTCACCTGCGGCCTCGAACACCTTCCGAATGCCGCTTATCGATACGTGTTCGACCCTGTCCGAAAAGCCGGTCATACACCGAAAGCGACGAAACGGAACCCGATAATTCTTCGCTTCGATTACTCGACTTGTGCGCGAAGCGCTTCGAGATGGTCGTCGATACGACTACCGGACAAGCAACATCCCTGTTTACTTGCCAGCATCTTATCGCGGATGATCTTCCACAGCGTTGTGATCCGCGGTATCGTCGTGTTACGCATTGATCCAGAATACGATCGCAAACAGTACTCCCATGAGTACAATGAAGCCCCCAATGGCGAACTGGCTTATCGCGCCCTTCTTGCCTTCTTGCACCAGTTCTTTCTTCGAGCGATCCGAGAGGATGAACTCACCGGACTCAGTTGGTTCGTCTATCGCGTAGGCGTGTTCCCCCCATTCCTGTGCAACCTCGCGGACCGTTCCGACCACGTAGACCTCCTGGCCGGGTTTGATTACTCCTTCCGAGTATCGCCGACGGTCCCCAATACTTAACGGCCCGTGGTGATGTCGCGTGCCTTCGTCAATATTCGGTTCGTTCTGGATATATCGTTGAATTCGCTCCGGCGGTTCGTCTCCGCTCCCAACTTCTGTTTGTGTTTGCTCTATATCCAATCCACCATCGGCAGGAAGTTCCACTTGGACCTCCCCGGTTCCATCGCTCACAGTCATTGGTACACCGATTTCTTCTTCGTGGATGGTCACCCAACTTGCGCCCTCACCGTTATCTTGCCACTCCTCAACCGTAACATGGGCCGCCAATGCGTCCTCTCTCTCAAGCGGCGATTTTAGTTGGGTTGCATTCTCGGACAGATGAGCGGTTCCCTTCACCCCAACCGTCCCGGGTTGGAGGT
Encoded proteins:
- a CDS encoding alpha/beta fold hydrolase gives rise to the protein MSDMTHDETIVNGVRLHYVEAGDGPLVLLLHGFPEFWYSWRDQIPALAEAGYHVVAPDMRGYNVSEKPYGVESYRVEELVGDVVGLMDHFGEDEAYVVGHDWGGAVAWEVGIRHPERVAKLAVLNAPHPGRFREVLRTPAQLRRSWYMFFFQLPWLPEAYLSARNYDSIEGIFRDTPVNSDAFSEADVQRYVEAASQPGALTGSINYYRALFRDAVPTGLRSLVGGSSHSLDVSVPTLLIWGMEDFALGNELTEGLDRWIPDLRIERLSDASHWVQNDRPEAVNDSLIEFLSE
- a CDS encoding NUDIX domain-containing protein; its protein translation is MQVPKGTIEDGEAPHEAVVREVREESGLTDFDSVRPLSTDVWNHHEKPKAYRRHFFHLVADEPRDEWRHKVTGSGEDNGVVYSYFWIQPGACSLARDMDDYIERILE
- a CDS encoding UbiA family prenyltransferase, whose product is MPISRRGSGVVPAARAVASQVHPVFMLPPVAASWFGSMLAGEFSLATGGLHMVAIFAAVYTAHVKDGYVDFYIRGEDEDHPLTAKGCKLLLVAAATLFLVCLGGLWVTVGVGAVLITLPTWFIGYLHAPQLDTNPITTTTGYPLGIALSILGGYYVQTGTLSPVAIAFALVFLVLLSGVKVIDDAQDYEYDRTISKRTVAVVLGQNRARTAAYGLILFALLCVLGLSVSGVFPPSSVLAVLAFGAVAVVAYRSGPELATMLLIRGSYVFLALLLTAVWFRPFS
- a CDS encoding pyridoxal phosphate-dependent aminotransferase, encoding MTGFSDRVEHVSISGIRKVFEAAGEDAINLGLGQPDFPTPDHAREAALEAIESGATDAYTSNKGIPQLREAISAKHERDNDIDVPPGNIIATAGGSEALHIALEAHVSAGEEVIFPDPGFVAYDALTHLAGGTPKPVPVREDLTLDPATIEENITEDTAAFVVNSPGNPTGAVSDEEDMREFARIADEHDVLCISDEVYEHIVFEGEHHSPMQFAETDNVVVVNACSKTYSMTGWRLGWVAGSERRIERMLRVHQYVQACASAPAQFAALGALTGPQDTVEEMAASFEERRDILLDGLNDIGLETPTPQGAFYAMPKVPDGFVDEVLERGVVVVPGEAFGEHGAGYARISYATSIEEIEAALEIMGEAADAVR
- a CDS encoding GIDE domain-containing protein; translation: MVQNFLLKLVGPCFGLPFAAFGCYMMYNGRRDQVQSNRIAAIETMHISDLQPGTVGVKGTAHLSENATQLKSPLEREDALAAHVTVEEWQDNGEGASWVTIHEEEIGVPMTVSDGTGEVQVELPADGGLDIEQTQTEVGSGDEPPERIQRYIQNEPNIDEGTRHHHGPLSIGDRRRYSEGVIKPGQEVYVVGTVREVAQEWGEHAYAIDEPTESGEFILSDRSKKELVQEGKKGAISQFAIGGFIVLMGVLFAIVFWINA